One genomic region from Paroceanicella profunda encodes:
- a CDS encoding cytochrome c, translating to MLKLAAGALVLAAGAAWALSAPETVEAGDLPAYTADAARGAHVFTIGGCASCHAAEGAGGDARLVLSGGRAIVSEFGTFHVPNISPDPEHGIGGWSEAQFVAAMLHGTSPEGRHYYPAFPYTSYARMRVEDLRDLFAYLRTLPASDRADTPHDIPFPFSVNRAIGLWKLLYLSPDPVVPMPGADPLAARGRYLAEGPGHCGECHTRRDLIGGPVTEAWLGGGPNPDGAGRIPNLTPGGPLGSWSASDIAYYLESGFTPDYDSVGGAMADVVRNTAALPAEDRAALAAYIKALPPVLPEGAP from the coding sequence ATGCTGAAACTGGCTGCCGGAGCCCTTGTCCTCGCGGCCGGAGCGGCCTGGGCGCTCAGCGCGCCCGAGACGGTGGAGGCGGGAGACCTGCCCGCCTACACCGCAGACGCGGCGCGCGGCGCGCATGTGTTCACCATCGGCGGCTGCGCCTCCTGCCATGCCGCGGAGGGCGCGGGGGGCGATGCGCGGCTGGTGCTGTCGGGCGGGCGGGCGATCGTGTCGGAGTTCGGCACCTTCCACGTGCCCAACATCTCCCCTGACCCGGAGCACGGCATCGGCGGCTGGAGCGAGGCGCAGTTCGTCGCCGCGATGCTGCACGGCACATCTCCGGAGGGGCGGCACTATTACCCCGCCTTCCCCTACACCTCCTACGCGCGCATGCGCGTGGAGGACCTGCGCGACCTCTTCGCCTACCTGCGCACCCTGCCCGCCTCGGACCGGGCCGACACGCCGCATGACATCCCCTTCCCCTTCTCGGTGAACCGGGCGATCGGGCTGTGGAAGCTGCTCTACCTCTCGCCGGACCCGGTGGTGCCGATGCCGGGCGCGGACCCGCTGGCCGCACGCGGCCGGTATCTCGCCGAGGGCCCGGGCCATTGCGGCGAGTGCCACACCCGGCGCGACCTGATCGGCGGGCCGGTGACGGAAGCCTGGCTCGGCGGCGGGCCGAACCCGGATGGCGCGGGGCGGATTCCGAACCTCACCCCCGGGGGGCCGCTCGGGAGCTGGTCGGCCTCCGACATCGCCTATTATCTCGAGAGCGGTTTCACCCCGGATTACGACAGTGTCGGCGGCGCGATGGCCGACGTGGTGCGCAACACCGCCGCCCTGCCGGCCGAGGACCGCGCGGCGCTCGCCGCCTACATCAAGGCACTGCCGCCGGTGCTGCCCGAAGGCGCGCCCTGA
- a CDS encoding c-type cytochrome: MFRTAILAAALACPAGLALAQDSLPAAELSNPISLRQHAMENIGKAMGLAGAMMKGEAPYDARVADAALRTFNNGALGLGLMFPQGSDGGATAASPKVWEDAAGFSAAVQKFIDDTTEAVAAAPADLDAFKPVFGKVASNCRACHEDYRVKRN; encoded by the coding sequence ATGTTCAGAACCGCCATTCTCGCCGCCGCTCTTGCCTGCCCGGCCGGGCTCGCCCTTGCCCAGGACAGTCTTCCCGCCGCCGAACTGTCGAACCCGATTTCGCTGCGCCAGCACGCGATGGAGAACATCGGCAAGGCCATGGGGCTCGCCGGGGCGATGATGAAGGGCGAGGCGCCCTACGATGCCCGCGTGGCCGACGCGGCGCTGCGCACCTTCAACAACGGCGCCCTGGGCCTGGGGCTGATGTTCCCGCAGGGCAGCGACGGCGGCGCCACCGCCGCCAGCCCGAAGGTGTGGGAGGACGCCGCCGGTTTCAGCGCCGCGGTGCAGAAGTTCATCGACGACACCACCGAGGCCGTGGCCGCCGCCCCGGCCGATCTCGACGCCTTCAAGCCGGTGTTCGGCAAGGTGGCCTCCAACTGCCGCGCCTGCCACGAAGACTACCGCGTCAAGCGCAACTGA
- a CDS encoding YdcH family protein, translated as MSLSSHISQLQRKHETLSQRIEMEARSPSMDNLKLTELKREKLRLKEEISRLSVELH; from the coding sequence ATGAGCCTGAGTTCGCATATCTCCCAACTTCAGAGGAAGCACGAGACGCTTTCGCAGCGCATCGAGATGGAGGCGCGCAGCCCCTCCATGGACAACCTGAAACTGACCGAGCTCAAGCGCGAGAAACTACGCCTCAAGGAGGAGATATCCCGCCTTTCGGTGGAGCTCCATTAG
- the yddG gene encoding aromatic amino acid exporter YddG, with protein sequence MTRRRATLIGGIAILLWSSLALFSVGAAPVPPFQLNALCFAVGAGVGLGWMWAGGRRVRLPRLAPRVWALGVVGLFGYHALYFTALRNAPPAAAGLIAYLWPLLIVIFSGFLPGERLRWPHLAGATVSLIGVAVLLGGGDTLGAGNALGYAAAFACALFWSGYSVLSRRVGDVPTDCVMLFCAATALLSVPFHLAFEETAWPVGAAGWLSVLALGLGPVGLAFYVWDVGVKRGDIQLLGVLSYAAPLLSTLLLILTGVAAAEESLALAALLVVCGAALAAWGSARR encoded by the coding sequence GTGACGCGCAGGCGTGCCACGCTGATCGGCGGCATCGCCATCCTGCTCTGGTCCTCGCTCGCGCTGTTCAGCGTGGGCGCGGCGCCCGTGCCGCCGTTCCAGCTCAACGCCCTGTGCTTCGCGGTCGGGGCCGGGGTGGGGCTGGGCTGGATGTGGGCCGGAGGGCGGCGGGTGCGGCTGCCGCGCCTTGCGCCGAGGGTCTGGGCGCTCGGGGTCGTCGGGCTGTTCGGCTATCACGCGCTCTACTTCACCGCGCTGCGCAACGCGCCGCCGGCCGCGGCCGGGTTGATCGCCTATCTCTGGCCGCTGCTGATCGTGATCTTCTCCGGCTTCCTGCCCGGCGAGCGGCTGCGCTGGCCGCACCTGGCCGGGGCAACGGTGTCGCTGATCGGCGTGGCGGTACTGCTGGGCGGCGGCGACACGCTGGGCGCCGGCAATGCCCTGGGCTACGCTGCGGCCTTCGCCTGTGCGCTGTTCTGGTCCGGATATTCGGTGCTCAGCCGCCGGGTGGGCGATGTGCCCACCGATTGCGTGATGCTGTTCTGCGCCGCGACGGCGCTGCTCTCCGTCCCCTTCCACCTTGCCTTCGAGGAGACGGCCTGGCCGGTGGGGGCCGCGGGCTGGCTCTCGGTGCTGGCGCTCGGGCTGGGGCCGGTGGGGCTGGCGTTCTACGTGTGGGACGTGGGCGTGAAGCGCGGCGACATCCAACTGCTGGGGGTGCTGTCCTACGCCGCGCCGTTGCTGTCCACGCTGCTGCTCATCCTCACCGGGGTGGCTGCGGCGGAGGAGAGCCTCGCTCTTGCGGCTCTCCTCGTTGTGTGCGGGGCCGCGCTGGCGGCCTGGGGCTCGGCCCGGCGCTGA
- a CDS encoding type 1 glutamine amidotransferase translates to MRIGILETGDIPAYLVDAEGSYPAMFARMLLAEDPRLSFQTVSVVHGETPSGPHQADAWIITGSRHGVYDDLPFIAPLKQFISDCVAAGVPLAGICFGHQILAEALGGRAVKSEKGWGLGAQDYPLVNRPSWMEGSAAAYTGLAVHQDQVVALPAEATVLSASPFCEIAAVAYGDAERPSAISVQSHPEFSPAVVRAIVKDRRDSAAIGKPLADAALASLETPLLDNPWPRWILSGFRRSLAARAA, encoded by the coding sequence ATGCGAATCGGAATTCTCGAAACCGGGGATATCCCCGCCTATCTGGTCGACGCCGAGGGCAGCTACCCGGCGATGTTCGCGCGCATGCTGCTGGCGGAGGACCCGCGGCTGAGCTTCCAGACCGTGAGCGTGGTGCATGGCGAAACGCCGTCGGGCCCGCATCAGGCCGATGCCTGGATCATCACCGGCTCGCGGCACGGGGTTTACGACGACCTCCCCTTCATCGCACCGCTCAAGCAGTTCATCAGTGATTGCGTGGCCGCCGGGGTGCCGCTGGCCGGCATCTGCTTCGGGCATCAGATCCTGGCCGAGGCGCTGGGAGGCCGGGCGGTGAAGTCCGAGAAGGGCTGGGGCCTGGGCGCGCAGGACTATCCCTTGGTGAACCGGCCCTCCTGGATGGAGGGCAGCGCCGCGGCCTATACCGGCCTCGCGGTGCACCAGGACCAGGTGGTCGCCCTGCCGGCGGAGGCGACGGTGCTGAGCGCCTCGCCGTTCTGCGAGATTGCCGCCGTGGCCTATGGCGACGCCGAGCGCCCCTCGGCGATCTCGGTGCAGAGCCATCCGGAGTTCTCCCCCGCCGTGGTGCGCGCCATCGTGAAGGACCGCCGGGACAGCGCCGCGATCGGGAAGCCGCTGGCGGACGCGGCCCTCGCCAGCCTGGAGACGCCGCTGCTCGACAATCCCTGGCCGCGCTGGATCCTCTCCGGCTTCCGCCGCTCGCTGGCGGCCCGCGCGGCGTGA
- a CDS encoding beta-ketoacyl-ACP reductase yields MARVALVTGGSRGIGAAISKALKDAGYTVAANYAGNDEAAAKFTAETGIQTYKWSVADYEACKAGIAAVEADLGPVDILVNNAGITRDAMFHRMTPEQWREVLDTNLSGLFNMTHPLWPGMRERKFGRVISISSINGQKGQMGQANYSAAKAGDIGFTKALAQEGARAGITVNAICPGYIATDMVMAVPEKVRESIIAQIPVGRLGEPEEIARCVVFLASDDSGFITGSTLTSNGGQYLA; encoded by the coding sequence ATGGCACGAGTTGCACTGGTTACGGGGGGCTCGCGCGGGATCGGCGCGGCCATTTCGAAAGCCCTCAAGGACGCTGGCTACACCGTCGCGGCGAATTATGCCGGAAATGACGAGGCCGCGGCAAAGTTCACCGCCGAGACCGGCATCCAGACCTACAAGTGGTCCGTGGCCGATTACGAGGCCTGCAAGGCCGGTATCGCGGCCGTCGAGGCCGATCTCGGACCGGTCGACATCCTGGTGAACAACGCCGGCATCACCCGCGACGCGATGTTCCACCGCATGACCCCGGAGCAGTGGCGCGAGGTGCTCGACACCAACCTCTCCGGCCTGTTCAACATGACCCACCCGCTGTGGCCCGGCATGCGCGAGCGCAAGTTCGGCCGGGTGATCTCGATCTCCTCGATCAACGGCCAGAAGGGCCAGATGGGCCAGGCGAACTATTCCGCCGCCAAGGCCGGCGACATCGGCTTCACCAAGGCGCTGGCCCAGGAGGGCGCGCGCGCCGGCATCACCGTGAACGCGATCTGCCCGGGCTACATCGCCACCGACATGGTGATGGCCGTGCCCGAGAAGGTGCGCGAGAGCATCATCGCGCAGATCCCGGTCGGCCGGCTGGGCGAGCCGGAGGAGATCGCGCGTTGCGTGGTGTTCCTGGCTTCGGACGATTCCGGCTTCATCACCGGCTCCACGCTCACCTCGAACGGCGGGCAGTATCTCGCCTGA
- a CDS encoding acetyl-CoA C-acetyltransferase: MTNVVIASAARTAVGSFNGAFANTPAHDLGATAIKAVLERAGVPAEDVSETIMGQILTAAQGQNPARQAHINAGLPEGSAAWGINQLCGSGLRAVALACQHVMLGDADIVVAGGQESMSMAPHAAHLRAGQKMGDLSFIDTMIRDGLWDAFNGYHMGQTAENVAEQWQISRDMQDEFAVKSQNKAEAAQKAGRFADEITPFTVKTRKGETVVDQDEYIRAGATLESMQKLRPAFTKDGTVTAANASGINDGAAVALLMTDKEAEKRGIEPLARIVSYATVGLSPTIMGVGPIYASRKALAKAGWSVSDLDLVEANEAFAAQACAVNKDMGWDPEIVNVNGGAIAIGHPIGASGARVLNTLLFEMKRRDAKKGLATLCIGGGMGVAMCVERP; the protein is encoded by the coding sequence ATGACGAACGTAGTGATCGCCTCTGCCGCCCGCACGGCGGTGGGGAGCTTCAACGGCGCCTTCGCCAACACCCCGGCCCATGACCTGGGGGCGACCGCGATCAAGGCCGTCCTGGAGCGCGCCGGCGTTCCGGCCGAGGATGTGTCCGAGACCATCATGGGCCAGATCCTGACCGCGGCGCAGGGCCAGAACCCCGCCCGCCAGGCCCATATCAACGCCGGCCTGCCGGAAGGCTCCGCCGCCTGGGGCATCAACCAGCTCTGCGGATCGGGCCTGCGCGCCGTGGCCCTGGCCTGCCAGCACGTGATGCTTGGGGACGCGGATATCGTCGTCGCCGGCGGGCAGGAGAGCATGTCGATGGCCCCGCACGCGGCGCATCTGCGCGCCGGCCAGAAGATGGGCGACCTCAGCTTCATCGACACGATGATCCGCGACGGGCTGTGGGACGCCTTCAACGGCTACCACATGGGCCAGACCGCCGAGAACGTGGCCGAGCAGTGGCAGATCTCCCGCGACATGCAGGACGAGTTCGCCGTGAAGTCGCAGAACAAGGCCGAGGCCGCGCAGAAGGCCGGCCGCTTCGCGGACGAGATCACCCCCTTCACGGTCAAGACCCGCAAGGGCGAGACCGTTGTGGACCAGGATGAGTACATCCGCGCCGGCGCCACGCTGGAGAGCATGCAGAAGCTGCGCCCCGCCTTCACGAAGGACGGCACGGTGACGGCCGCGAACGCCTCCGGCATCAATGACGGCGCCGCCGTCGCCCTGCTGATGACCGACAAGGAAGCCGAGAAGCGCGGCATCGAGCCGCTGGCGCGCATCGTGTCCTACGCGACGGTCGGCCTCTCGCCCACCATCATGGGCGTCGGCCCGATCTACGCCTCGCGCAAGGCGCTGGCGAAGGCGGGCTGGTCGGTCTCCGACCTCGACCTGGTGGAGGCCAACGAGGCCTTCGCCGCGCAGGCCTGCGCGGTGAACAAGGACATGGGCTGGGACCCGGAGATCGTGAACGTGAATGGTGGCGCCATCGCCATCGGCCACCCGATCGGGGCCTCCGGCGCCCGCGTGCTCAACACGCTGCTGTTCGAGATGAAGCGCCGCGACGCCAAGAAGGGCCTTGCCACGCTGTGCATCGGCGGCGGCATGGGCGTGGCCATGTGTGTCGAACGCCCCTGA
- a CDS encoding alpha/beta fold hydrolase: MALAPLAGDDRFPWAPSLLDRGRAIGPLDQVSVAHEAARRLGDFVRGVEAWQTHPHARRLADPPALWQSGASRLLDFGGRGPAVVAIPSLINRAYVLDLSAETSLVRHLAGRGLRVFLVDWGVPGPAEAGFDLTAWHDLRLAPMLAAARAAAGPVALLGYCMGGALAAAAAQIAPESLRGLALIGTPWSFEGGPGMGPTLRGMAREYGAQRLTDELMAMDKAFGAVPSDLLQLLFALLDPGLALAKFRRFGRFDPGSPRARRFVELEDWLNDPVPLPGPAAVEILVDWQIRNLTGAGAWWLSGTRIDPARIRLPALAFCSRTDRIAPQASTLPLARAIPGARLREPHSGHVGMIVGSRARREVWDPLREFLADPPDGDQYRQR; encoded by the coding sequence GTGGCGCTGGCGCCGCTCGCCGGGGACGACCGGTTTCCCTGGGCGCCCTCCCTGCTCGACCGGGGCCGCGCGATCGGCCCTCTGGACCAGGTGAGCGTGGCGCATGAGGCGGCGCGCCGGCTGGGAGATTTCGTGCGCGGCGTCGAGGCCTGGCAGACGCATCCACATGCCCGCCGCCTCGCCGACCCGCCGGCGCTCTGGCAATCCGGCGCCAGCCGGCTGCTGGACTTCGGCGGCCGCGGGCCGGCCGTGGTCGCCATTCCCTCGCTCATCAACCGCGCCTATGTGCTCGACCTCTCCGCCGAAACCTCGCTGGTGCGCCATCTGGCGGGGCGCGGCCTGCGGGTGTTCCTCGTCGACTGGGGGGTGCCCGGGCCGGCGGAGGCGGGGTTCGACCTCACCGCCTGGCATGACCTGCGGCTGGCGCCGATGCTGGCGGCGGCGCGGGCGGCGGCCGGGCCGGTGGCGCTGCTGGGCTACTGCATGGGCGGCGCGCTGGCCGCGGCGGCGGCGCAGATCGCGCCGGAGAGCTTGCGCGGGCTCGCGCTGATCGGCACGCCCTGGAGCTTCGAGGGGGGGCCGGGCATGGGCCCCACCCTGCGCGGCATGGCGCGCGAATACGGTGCCCAGCGCCTCACCGATGAGCTGATGGCCATGGACAAGGCCTTCGGCGCCGTGCCCTCGGACCTGCTGCAGCTTCTGTTCGCGTTGCTGGACCCGGGGCTCGCCCTGGCGAAGTTCCGCCGCTTCGGCCGGTTCGACCCCGGCTCGCCGCGCGCCCGCCGCTTCGTGGAGCTGGAGGACTGGCTGAACGACCCGGTGCCGCTGCCCGGCCCGGCGGCGGTGGAGATCCTCGTCGACTGGCAGATCCGCAATCTCACCGGAGCGGGCGCCTGGTGGCTGAGCGGCACGCGCATCGACCCCGCCCGCATCCGCCTGCCGGCGCTGGCCTTCTGCTCGCGCACCGACCGGATCGCACCGCAGGCGAGCACCCTGCCCCTGGCCCGCGCCATTCCCGGCGCCCGCCTGCGGGAGCCGCACTCCGGCCATGTGGGGATGATCGTGGGCAGCCGGGCGCGCCGCGAAGTGTGGGACCCGTTGAGGGAATTCCTTGCAGACCCCCCGGACGGGGACCAATATAGACAGAGATGA
- the phaR gene encoding polyhydroxyalkanoate synthesis repressor PhaR → MDAEKQAPVVIKKYANRRLYNTSKSTYVTLEHLAEMVREGTDFVVNDAKSGDDITHSVLTQIIFEEESRGQSMLPISFLRQLIRLYGDTLQGFVPGYLEASMNTFASNQEAMREKVRAALDANPAFANFETMARTNMEWFENAMRMFAPFAGAARASDAEKSGESGAEPRASVARDTELEDMKSQLAEMQTQLSKLVGKS, encoded by the coding sequence TTGGATGCCGAGAAACAAGCGCCGGTTGTCATCAAGAAATATGCCAACCGTCGGCTTTACAATACTTCGAAATCGACCTACGTGACCCTCGAGCACCTCGCCGAGATGGTGCGCGAAGGCACCGATTTCGTAGTGAATGATGCCAAGTCCGGCGATGATATCACTCATTCCGTGCTCACCCAGATCATTTTCGAGGAAGAATCTCGCGGCCAGAGCATGCTGCCGATCAGCTTCCTGCGGCAGCTCATCCGCCTGTACGGCGACACGCTGCAGGGCTTTGTGCCGGGCTATCTGGAGGCGTCGATGAACACGTTCGCCTCCAACCAGGAGGCGATGCGCGAGAAGGTGCGTGCCGCGCTGGACGCGAATCCCGCCTTCGCGAATTTCGAGACCATGGCACGCACGAACATGGAGTGGTTCGAGAACGCGATGCGGATGTTCGCCCCCTTCGCGGGCGCGGCGCGGGCCTCGGACGCGGAGAAATCCGGCGAGTCCGGTGCCGAGCCGCGGGCCTCCGTCGCGCGCGACACGGAGCTGGAAGACATGAAATCCCAGCTCGCCGAGATGCAGACACAGCTGTCCAAGCTGGTCGGCAAATCCTGA
- a CDS encoding EAL domain-containing protein, with the protein MTHEDGGSEDGATPVEVLEGFGVRLYEWDLGSDAMRWMGAGDAVPDVPGLGRVSCGLAFSGLRADGAERVAWALRARAGETRSFRFAVPSGPVTLAWFEDTLRRQGSPGSRRLNGMLRRIPPPRADLGLQGSFAPAHPALSPAKEARAARARLREHLATAPLADDRYYVVVGVDNLRDLNRALGADVTDEIIEEVFARIARSRPDRVTCARVAGSKVGLAVSGVSPEEVTQGLRAVMASVGRQTIETGSGPVAVTVSAGVSHTPCGATLPEDPLAEALVAFDEGRFGRIEALQFARGDHGQSLQRNRITSSARLVMDALVEDRIALAFQPVVRAGSSGTVAFHECLARILDANGAEIPAGSFMPAIVNLGLVRQVDRAVLRHALEALRKSPTLRLSVNLSPQSMQDADWLALLEAAAATAPDTVERLILEITESSAIIDPLRTLDFMSRVRDLGCAFALDDFGAGYTSFRHFRDFRFDVVKIDGSFVRGISASEDNQILVRTLVSIADHFSMFTVAECVETAEDAARLTAMGVDCLQGYHFGRPSIRKDWYRSDDSAAPDTRRA; encoded by the coding sequence ATGACGCACGAGGATGGCGGGTCGGAGGACGGGGCAACGCCCGTCGAAGTTCTGGAGGGCTTCGGCGTGCGCCTGTACGAATGGGACCTGGGCAGCGATGCCATGCGCTGGATGGGCGCGGGCGACGCGGTGCCGGACGTGCCGGGCCTGGGCCGGGTGAGCTGCGGCCTCGCCTTCTCCGGGCTGCGCGCGGACGGCGCGGAGCGCGTCGCCTGGGCCCTGCGCGCCCGGGCGGGCGAAACGCGGAGCTTCCGCTTCGCGGTGCCCAGCGGGCCGGTCACGCTGGCCTGGTTCGAGGACACTCTGCGCCGCCAGGGCAGTCCCGGCAGCCGGCGGCTGAACGGCATGCTGCGCCGCATTCCGCCGCCGCGCGCGGACCTGGGCCTGCAAGGCAGCTTCGCGCCGGCCCACCCCGCCCTCTCGCCGGCAAAGGAGGCCCGGGCCGCCCGGGCGCGGCTGCGCGAACACCTCGCCACCGCCCCGCTCGCGGATGACCGCTACTACGTCGTGGTCGGCGTCGACAACCTGCGCGACCTGAACCGCGCCCTCGGCGCGGACGTGACCGACGAGATCATCGAGGAAGTCTTCGCCCGCATCGCCCGCAGCCGCCCGGACCGGGTCACCTGCGCCCGGGTGGCGGGGTCGAAGGTGGGGCTGGCGGTCTCCGGCGTCTCGCCGGAGGAGGTGACGCAGGGGCTGCGCGCCGTCATGGCCTCGGTGGGACGGCAGACCATCGAAACCGGCTCCGGGCCGGTGGCCGTCACCGTCTCCGCCGGGGTGTCGCACACGCCCTGCGGCGCCACCCTGCCGGAGGACCCGCTGGCCGAGGCGCTGGTCGCCTTCGACGAGGGCCGCTTCGGCCGCATCGAGGCGCTGCAGTTCGCCCGGGGCGACCACGGCCAGAGCCTGCAGCGCAACCGCATCACCAGCAGTGCGCGGCTGGTGATGGACGCGCTGGTGGAGGACAGGATCGCCCTCGCCTTCCAGCCGGTGGTGCGCGCCGGCAGCTCCGGCACGGTGGCCTTCCACGAATGCCTCGCCCGGATCCTCGACGCGAACGGCGCCGAGATCCCGGCCGGCAGCTTCATGCCCGCGATCGTGAACCTCGGCCTCGTGCGCCAGGTCGACCGCGCGGTGCTGCGCCACGCCCTCGAAGCGCTGCGCAAATCCCCGACGCTGCGGCTGTCGGTGAACCTCTCGCCCCAGTCGATGCAGGATGCGGACTGGCTGGCGCTGCTGGAGGCCGCCGCCGCCACCGCGCCGGACACGGTGGAGCGGCTGATCCTGGAGATCACCGAATCCTCCGCCATCATCGACCCGCTGCGCACGCTCGACTTCATGTCGCGGGTGCGCGATCTCGGCTGCGCCTTCGCGCTGGACGACTTCGGCGCCGGCTACACCTCGTTCCGGCATTTCCGCGATTTCCGCTTCGACGTGGTGAAGATCGACGGGAGCTTCGTGCGCGGCATCAGCGCGAGCGAGGACAACCAGATCCTGGTGCGCACGCTGGTCTCGATCGCCGATCACTTCAGCATGTTCACCGTGGCGGAATGCGTCGAAACCGCGGAGGACGCGGCCCGCCTCACCGCCATGGGGGTGGACTGCCTGCAGGGCTACCATTTCGGCCGCCCCAGCATCCGGAAGGACTGGTACCGGAGCGATGACAGCGCCGCGCCCGACACCCGCCGCGCCTGA
- a CDS encoding DNA-3-methyladenine glycosylase I, whose translation MTDESRCTWCGTDPLYIAYHDTEWGVPERDGRALYEKLMLDGFQAGLAWITILRKRENFRRAFEGFEPARIARWGEAEVARCLADPGIVRHRGKIEAAIDGARAWERIEAREGFSDFLWSFVGPAPLQPARPDMAAVPTETPESRAMSKALKAEGFRFVGPTIVYAFMQAVGMVNDHVVTCHRHAALAGPGA comes from the coding sequence ATGACCGATGAAAGCCGCTGCACCTGGTGCGGGACCGACCCGCTCTACATCGCCTATCACGACACCGAGTGGGGTGTGCCGGAGCGCGACGGCCGCGCGCTCTACGAGAAGCTGATGCTGGACGGGTTCCAGGCCGGGCTGGCCTGGATCACCATCCTGCGCAAGCGCGAGAACTTCCGCCGCGCCTTCGAGGGGTTCGAGCCCGCGCGCATCGCCCGCTGGGGCGAGGCGGAGGTGGCGCGTTGCCTGGCCGACCCCGGCATCGTGCGCCATCGCGGCAAGATCGAGGCCGCCATCGACGGCGCCCGCGCCTGGGAGCGCATCGAGGCGCGCGAGGGGTTCTCCGACTTCCTCTGGAGCTTCGTGGGCCCGGCACCGCTGCAGCCCGCCCGGCCCGACATGGCCGCCGTGCCCACCGAGACGCCCGAATCCCGCGCCATGTCGAAGGCGCTGAAGGCGGAGGGCTTCCGCTTCGTCGGCCCCACCATCGTCTATGCCTTCATGCAGGCGGTGGGCATGGTGAACGACCATGTGGTGACCTGCCACCGCCACGCGGCGCTTGCCGGCCCGGGCGCGTGA
- a CDS encoding TlpA disulfide reductase family protein yields MKQLRAPLIAVMLYAAALAGANPAAAGEVTPALLASLKAGLAGDMRKLALLDAPGRSYDATFRTESGETRSLADEAGKIVLVNFWATWCAPCREEMPQLNALQKDLGGPDFTVLTIATGPNNPAKIADFMEDEGIDALPRHTDQRAALGRQAGVLGLPVTLILDREGRELGRLTGGADWAAPEARALIEALIAGEPAS; encoded by the coding sequence ATGAAGCAGCTCCGGGCCCCCCTGATTGCCGTCATGCTATACGCGGCGGCGCTGGCCGGCGCAAACCCTGCAGCCGCCGGAGAGGTGACCCCGGCGCTGCTGGCCAGCCTGAAAGCCGGGCTGGCGGGCGACATGCGCAAGCTCGCGCTGCTCGACGCCCCCGGGCGCAGCTATGATGCGACCTTCCGCACAGAGAGCGGCGAGACCCGCAGCCTGGCCGACGAGGCCGGCAAGATCGTGCTGGTGAATTTCTGGGCCACCTGGTGCGCGCCCTGCCGGGAGGAGATGCCGCAGCTCAACGCCCTGCAGAAGGACCTGGGCGGGCCGGACTTCACCGTGCTCACCATCGCCACCGGGCCGAACAACCCCGCGAAGATCGCCGATTTCATGGAGGACGAGGGCATCGACGCCCTGCCCCGCCACACCGACCAGCGCGCCGCCCTCGGCCGGCAGGCCGGCGTGCTGGGCCTGCCCGTGACGCTGATCCTCGACCGCGAGGGCCGCGAACTGGGCCGGCTCACCGGCGGCGCGGACTGGGCCGCGCCGGAGGCCCGCGCCCTGATCGAGGCGCTGATCGCGGGCGAGCCGGCCTCCTGA